The following DNA comes from Frankia casuarinae.
CGTCCGAGACGCGGCAGGCCTCGAGTACCTTGTCCACCGCTCGCGGGGGCAGCGCGCCGGGCGTGACGGGGACGCCGCTGAGCCCGGGTGGCCGGGGCGGTCGGCGCGCCAGAGCCGAACTGTCGACGCCGGCAGGCCGGTGGGCACCGGTCTGTCCCGCGGCGATCCTGGCGGCCACGGCCGCGGCCAGCGAGATGACCTCGGCGCCGCGCGGCTCGTCCAGGTTCGGGGAGCCTGTCCCTTCCGGTACCGCCGAGGCCCCCGGTCCGGTCGTCGTCCCGGGCCGGCTCGGTTCCACGGTCAGGGCCCGGTCGACGGCGGCGAGGAAGTCGGCGGTGGGCCGCGGATCGACCCCGGCCTTGTTGTCGCGCCGCACCGCCTCGGCGACCCCCACCAGCTCCTTGGCCGCGATGTCCCGTTGGATGCCGGCGGCGACCCAGGTCGCCGTGACCGGAAGGTTCGGCGGCACGGGGGCGTCCGGATCGGTCAGAAAGCCAAGCTCGTCGAGTACCTCCCGCGGCGCCGGGATGCCGGCCACCTCGGTGAGATCGTCGACCAGATCCACCAGCCAGCCCCGGCGGGCCAGCGCCGCGGCGTGGGCGTGACCGGCGGGGACGGCGGTGTCCCGGCGGATCACGAGCCGGCGTGGATCCAGCATGATCCGGACCAGCCAGCCCGCACCGTCCAGCCGTCCCCACATCCAGTCGTTGGCCCGCCACGAGGACTTCGCGAAGGCGCCGAAGTTTCCCAGCTGCAGGCCTGTGACCTTCTCCTCGGCCAGTGCGCGGGCGGGATCGAGGCGGTTCGGTAGATCCGCGCTGATCTGGACGAGCTCAACCGGTTGGTCGAGGACCGCGGCGCCGGTGCTTCGTTCGACCAGGTGCACGTCGAGCACGGCGATCAGGGCGTCCGCGGGAGTCGACGGGAGGTACCCGACGAAGTCCGCGAGGGTCCGGGCCGCCACCGCCCGGCGCTGGCCGACGCTGAGACCCTCGGGCCTGGTCTCTGGTCCCGCCGGAGGCCGGGCCGCGGGGGACCGCCGGTCCACGAGATCGGTGAGCTCGGTCCGCAGGGTCTCGATCATCCGCTCCAGGGAGCGCCAGGCCCGGGTGAGCTCGTCCTGCCCCGCGTCGCCCTCCGGGTCGGTCCGCAACCAGCGGCGGGCAGCCTCGGCGATGACGTCGAGCAGCGGTGCCCCGGCCATCGCACCGAGGGTCTCGCTGACCGTCGTGAAGACGCCGGGCCGCAGGGCCGCGGTGGCTGTGGTGGCTGTGGTGTCGGTGGTGTCGGTGTTCCGGATGGTGGCGTGCGATGCGCCGTGCACGGCCGCCGCGAGCCGGGCAAGTCGGATCCGGTCCGCCGGCTCGGGGGAGAGGACGTACCCTTCGTTGATCATGTTGATCAGTAGACCCTTGGCGGCGTCGAGCGCGGGTCGGCCCAGCCGCCACAGGTCGGCGAGGTCGGCCGTGGTCGGCAGCCGGTCGGGAAGCATCTGGATCACGGCGTTGACCGCGGCGTTCGTCATCCGGGCGGGTCCGGCCGCGTCGGTGCGCAGCGCTTCGGTGTCCGGGGGACGGGGCAGATCGAACCGACCACCGAGGACGCGCAGCAGCGCCTCGATCACCGGTGGGGCGATCTCCTCTGCCAGGCTGCGGCGGTAGGCGTCATAGACGCTCTCGTCCGCTAATCGGGGACCACCGGCCGGGGCGAGGCGCAGCAGCCGTCGCCGGTTCGCCCGCGTACCGCGTACGGCGCTGTTGTGGTCGCGCAGCGTCGCCAGATCTGTACCGATCGACTGGTTCAGCGCCGCGCCGAGCACCTGGAGAAGGGTGGGGATCACCGTGGGTGGCACAGGCAGGGCGGGCGGTGTGGACGTCCTGGTTGGTGCCGCCGGATTCGTTGGTGCCGCCGGATTCGTCGGTACCGGCATCCGCGGCGAGGGCACGACGTAGGCGAGCACGCGACGGACTTGGCGTTCGGCGGGCCGGTCGAAGATGGCCGCCAGCGCCGGTCCGATCGGGCGGTTGACCAGGATCCCGCCGTCCGATGCGTGGAATCCGTGGGAGGCGTTGACGTAGCGGGCCATGTCCGGGTGCGCGGCGTCGACGGCGTGCCCCACCGGCACGTAGGCCGGCTCGAAGGCGCCCGGAAAGGCGGAACTGGCCCGTGCGGCCAGGGCGAGACGGGGGACCGCGCCAGGGTCGGTCAGGTCCTGCGTGCCGAAGGCGAACAGGCCCCGGTGGTCGACGTCGTACATGGTGCCGCCGAGTGAGTCGGCGTGCTCGGCGACCTCGCCGCGCAGGATCGTCGTAGTGATGAAGACCGATGTCGGGCGGTCCATGCCGGCTCGGTCCATGCCGGCTCGGTCCATGCCGGCTCGGTCCATGCCGGCTCGGTCCATGCCGGCTCGGTCCATGCCGGCTCGGTCCATGCCGGCTCGGGCCGTCTCCCCCACCGCTGTCAAGGCGGTGTGCAGCGCGGGCAGCACGGCGGTGTCCCCGTGCAGCAGCGAGGGATACGTCTTCTCGTGGGGGGTGCGCATGAGCGCGTCAAACGAGCCGAGGGACAGCCACAGGTCCCGCAGCGGGGTGAG
Coding sequences within:
- a CDS encoding patatin-like protein, giving the protein MRDPATQEVRLAVVMTGGASLAVWMGGVATEINLATSPDRDRADDADAAVAARYARLATILDVEVSVDVLAGTSAGGINAAMLGYANTHHADLTPLRDLWLSLGSFDALMRTPHEKTYPSLLHGDTAVLPALHTALTAVGETARAGMDRAGMDRAGMDRAGMDRAGMDRAGMDRAGMDRPTSVFITTTILRGEVAEHADSLGGTMYDVDHRGLFAFGTQDLTDPGAVPRLALAARASSAFPGAFEPAYVPVGHAVDAAHPDMARYVNASHGFHASDGGILVNRPIGPALAAIFDRPAERQVRRVLAYVVPSPRMPVPTNPAAPTNPAAPTRTSTPPALPVPPTVIPTLLQVLGAALNQSIGTDLATLRDHNSAVRGTRANRRRLLRLAPAGGPRLADESVYDAYRRSLAEEIAPPVIEALLRVLGGRFDLPRPPDTEALRTDAAGPARMTNAAVNAVIQMLPDRLPTTADLADLWRLGRPALDAAKGLLINMINEGYVLSPEPADRIRLARLAAAVHGASHATIRNTDTTDTTATTATAALRPGVFTTVSETLGAMAGAPLLDVIAEAARRWLRTDPEGDAGQDELTRAWRSLERMIETLRTELTDLVDRRSPAARPPAGPETRPEGLSVGQRRAVAARTLADFVGYLPSTPADALIAVLDVHLVERSTGAAVLDQPVELVQISADLPNRLDPARALAEEKVTGLQLGNFGAFAKSSWRANDWMWGRLDGAGWLVRIMLDPRRLVIRRDTAVPAGHAHAAALARRGWLVDLVDDLTEVAGIPAPREVLDELGFLTDPDAPVPPNLPVTATWVAAGIQRDIAAKELVGVAEAVRRDNKAGVDPRPTADFLAAVDRALTVEPSRPGTTTGPGASAVPEGTGSPNLDEPRGAEVISLAAAVAARIAAGQTGAHRPAGVDSSALARRPPRPPGLSGVPVTPGALPPRAVDKVLEACRVSDERITDAAQGPVLVTALAQIVAVVVAWATSTRRLPRPLRPVAFLARTVTRLAFEMIRDVTHGRRRMTIAVGTALVGLGTAGGLTGSGIVGGLGIVVGLIGLLMIGLTGWRHLPGGLAVVRAGLIAVFAAAGVVPVIHDRLFPWLHDDVVPYLADHPWAWATVFGALVLPALWSVAEALTTRRARRNG